The following coding sequences lie in one Benincasa hispida cultivar B227 chromosome 6, ASM972705v1, whole genome shotgun sequence genomic window:
- the LOC120079156 gene encoding nucleolar protein 58-like, whose amino-acid sequence MADQTPNQSTLPSTTDQVAMREATFLAADRSERKRRDDTEVFGNIVSTLEQEGGLPEAGVVNQPLPTEEEAAVVVDEAVKDGVGVVEEVVVEEEEMKNAVLPEEAEKEDKKKKKGKKAGEAESFTSSQGKKEQKDDDEDGEAKKEKKKKEKEERRLGRREKRRLREEEKARQRAASPEKDRESTFVWEDKGKQHS is encoded by the exons atggctgaccaaacCCCAAACCAATCCACTTTGCCTTCCACCACTGATCAAgtagccatgcgagaggcaacATTTCTGGCTGCCGATCGCAG TGAAAGGAAGAGACGTGATGATACggaggtgtttggcaacatcGTAAGTACCTTGGAGCAAGAAGGTGGACtgcccgaggcaggggttgtaaaccaaccactacCTACGGAGGAAGAGGCAGCGGTAGTGGTGGATGAAGCAGTGAAGGATGGAGTAGGGGTGGTGGAAGaagtggtggttgaagaagaGGAAATGAAGAATGCTGTTTTG CCAGAAGAGGCTGAGAAggaagataagaagaagaagaagggaaagaagGCTGGAGAGGCGGAGTCTTTCACATCATCGCAAGGCAAGAAAGAGcaaaaggatgatgatgaagatggagAGGccaagaaggagaagaagaagaaggagaaagaggagAGAAGATTGGGCCGACGTGAGAAGAGGCGtctgagagaagaagaaaaagcaaGGCAGAGGGCTGCGAGCCCTGAAAAGGATAGAGAATCAACCTTCGTATGGGAGGATAAGGGGAAACAGCATAGTTGA